One Cicer arietinum cultivar CDC Frontier isolate Library 1 chromosome 8, Cicar.CDCFrontier_v2.0, whole genome shotgun sequence DNA segment encodes these proteins:
- the LOC101499571 gene encoding tetraspanin-6-like, with amino-acid sequence MHRLSNTVIGFLNFFTLLASIPIIGAGLWMARSTTTCENFFQTPLLAIGFIVLVISLIGFIGSCFHLAWALWVYLVIMLFLIATIFTLTIFGFIVTNQGGGVEVVGRNYMEYHLDDYSTWLRNRIIKDPHYWSTIRSCILGSNTCAKLASWTSLDYIQRAMSPIQSGCCKAPTSCNYNMMNSDPDCYKWNNTPTILCYNCDSCKAGVLENIRQDWHKISVLSIVVLVFLIGIYSIGCCAFRNARRSQTDYQHGENRMSKVRPRWDYYCWRWWHDRKEQLF; translated from the exons ATGCATCGATTGAGCAACACAGTGATAGGATTCTTAAACTTTTTCACACTGTTAGCATCAATACCAATAATAGGTGCAGGATTATGGATGGCAAGAAGCACAACAACATGTGAAAATTTCTTCCAAACACCACTTTTGGCAATAGGTTTTATTGTTCTTGTGATTTCACTAATAGGTTTCATAGGGTCATGTTTTCATTTGGCATGGGCACTATGGGTGTATTTAGTAATTATGTTGTTTCTTATAGCAACAATATTTACTTTGACAATATTTGGATTTATTGTGACAAATCAAGGTGGGGGAGTTGAAGTGGTTGGTAGAAATTATATGGAATATCATCTTGATGATTATTCAACATGGTTGAGGAATAGGATTATTAAGGATCCTCATTATTGGAGTACCATTAGGAGTTGTATTTTGGGGTCTAATACTTGTGCTAAACTTGCTTCTTGGACCTCTCTTGATTATATCCAAAGGGCTATGTCTCCAATTCAg TCTGGATGCTGTAAAGCACCAACATCTTGCAACTACAACATGATGAATTCAGATCCTGATTGCTACAAATGGAACAATACACCAACAATACTATGTTACAATTGTGACTCTTGCAAAGCTGGTGTACTTGAAAACATTAGACAGGATTGGCACAAGATCTCTGTTCTTAGTATTGTTGTTCTTGTTTTTCTTATAGGAATATATTCCATTGGATGTTGTGCTTTTAGGAATGCAAGAAGATCTCAAACTGATTATCAACATGGTGAAAATCGTATGAGTAAAGTTAGGCCAAGATGGGACTACTATTG CTGGAGATGGTGGCATGACAGGAAGGAGCAGCTTTTTTAG